In one window of Haemophilus parainfluenzae DNA:
- a CDS encoding BolA family protein, with amino-acid sequence MSKQQELLERIQAELQPHFATVENESHMHSSGRGADSHFKLVIVSDAFEGMRKVQRHQKLYQLFADDLKNGIHALALHLYTKSEWEKQGEAFPKSPNCLGIGQ; translated from the coding sequence ATGTCAAAACAGCAAGAATTATTAGAGAGAATTCAGGCCGAATTGCAACCGCACTTTGCCACCGTGGAAAATGAAAGCCATATGCACAGTTCCGGTCGCGGAGCTGATTCTCATTTTAAATTAGTAATTGTCAGCGATGCTTTTGAAGGTATGCGCAAGGTGCAACGTCACCAAAAACTGTACCAACTTTTTGCCGATGATTTAAAAAATGGCATTCACGCATTAGCGCTTCATCTTTATACAAAAAGTGAATGGGAAAAACAAGGTGAAGCATTTCCAAAATCACCAAATTGTCTTGGGATTGGTCAATAG
- a CDS encoding YajG family lipoprotein, whose amino-acid sequence MKVTNKIKALSTMTLAAATLFLAGCQAQSNTLTFTPQSPTASMNINQSAVVTVNTRDSRPQQEIATYTKSGELIKLNASPSVTQLFQQVMQQNLVSKGFRIGQANNANAGVTVEVKEFNTQVEQGNLRYTLNSKIQAVVYVQGPRGQYNKTFNATRSQSGAFNASNDEIQKVLGETFKDIVNNIYQDQEVTNAINQYTN is encoded by the coding sequence ATGAAAGTAACAAACAAAATCAAAGCATTATCAACAATGACGTTGGCCGCTGCGACATTATTTTTAGCAGGTTGCCAAGCGCAATCTAATACCTTAACGTTTACCCCTCAATCACCGACTGCATCAATGAATATCAACCAATCAGCAGTGGTAACAGTCAATACTCGCGATTCTCGTCCACAACAAGAAATTGCAACTTATACTAAATCAGGTGAACTGATTAAATTAAACGCCTCACCAAGCGTGACTCAACTTTTCCAACAAGTGATGCAACAAAATTTAGTTAGCAAAGGTTTCCGTATCGGACAAGCAAATAATGCGAATGCGGGTGTAACCGTTGAAGTGAAAGAATTCAACACTCAAGTTGAGCAAGGCAATTTACGTTACACCTTGAACAGTAAAATTCAAGCGGTTGTTTATGTACAAGGTCCACGCGGACAATACAACAAAACCTTTAATGCGACCCGTTCACAATCTGGTGCATTTAATGCGAGCAATGATGAAATTCAAAAAGTGTTAGGCGAAACATTCAAAGATATTGTTAATAATATTTATCAAGATCAAGAGGTTACTAACGCAATTAATCAATATACCAATTAA
- the corA gene encoding magnesium/cobalt transporter CorA has translation MINAFAINDSRLLRIDDEPADLSSAIWLDLLEPSGEEREMLQEGLGQSLASFLELEDIEASARFFEDEDGLHLHSFFYCEDEDNYADLASVAFTIRDGRLFTLRDRELPAFRLYRMRSRSQRLLECNAYEVLLDLFETKIEQLADVIENVYADLEKLSRVILNGTQDEAFDEALNTLTEQEDTSSKVRLCLMDTQRALGFLVRKTRLPPNQLEQAREILRDIESLQPHNESLFQKVNFLMQAAMGYINIEQNKIMKFFSVVSVMFLPATLVASTYGMNFDFMPELHFKYGYPMAIGLMIGAAITPYIYFKRKGWL, from the coding sequence ATGATTAACGCTTTTGCCATTAACGATTCCCGCTTGCTTCGTATTGATGACGAGCCGGCCGACCTCAGTTCTGCCATTTGGTTAGATTTGCTTGAGCCATCAGGGGAAGAGCGTGAAATGTTGCAAGAAGGCCTAGGCCAAAGTCTCGCCTCATTCCTTGAATTGGAAGATATCGAAGCATCGGCTCGTTTCTTTGAAGACGAAGATGGTTTACACTTGCACTCATTCTTCTATTGTGAAGACGAAGACAATTACGCCGACCTCGCAAGCGTAGCGTTTACTATTCGTGATGGGCGCTTATTTACCCTACGTGATCGTGAATTACCGGCATTCCGTTTATATCGTATGCGTTCCCGTAGCCAGCGTTTATTAGAATGTAATGCATATGAAGTTTTGCTCGACTTATTTGAAACTAAAATTGAGCAATTAGCGGATGTTATTGAAAACGTCTATGCAGATTTAGAAAAATTAAGTCGTGTGATTTTAAACGGCACACAAGATGAAGCTTTCGATGAAGCCTTAAATACGCTAACAGAACAAGAAGATACCAGTTCTAAAGTGCGTTTGTGTTTGATGGATACACAACGCGCATTGGGTTTTTTGGTGCGTAAAACTCGCTTGCCTCCAAATCAATTGGAACAAGCACGTGAAATCTTACGAGATATCGAATCCTTGCAACCGCACAATGAGTCTTTATTCCAAAAAGTAAACTTTTTAATGCAGGCGGCGATGGGTTATATTAATATCGAGCAGAATAAAATCATGAAATTCTTCTCGGTAGTGTCGGTCATGTTCCTACCGGCAACCCTTGTGGCATCCACTTACGGGATGAACTTTGACTTTATGCCGGAGCTACATTTTAAATATGGCTATCCAATGGCTATCGGCTTAATGATTGGTGCGGCAATTACGCCTTATATCTATTTTAAACGGAAAGGTTGGTTATAA
- a CDS encoding YggT family protein, whose translation MEISQTALFLGSIIDLYCLVLILRTWLPLANVDYYNPISQFTLKLTQPVIAPLRKVFPVVRKVETAALVLVFLLCGLKSVLFGGLNLNYFLLLGILGLIKNIGIAIFYVLIAGAILSWFNRGNNPAFYALYQLTEPVLKPIKRILPTVGMIDFSPMVIAIVLLFLNNLFYDYFQGLWVIAA comes from the coding sequence ATGGAGATTTCCCAAACTGCGTTATTTTTAGGATCGATTATCGATCTGTACTGTTTAGTGTTAATTTTACGCACATGGCTGCCTTTAGCGAACGTGGATTATTACAATCCCATTTCTCAATTTACGCTGAAATTAACCCAGCCGGTTATTGCGCCATTGCGTAAAGTTTTTCCTGTGGTAAGAAAAGTGGAAACCGCTGCACTGGTTTTAGTCTTCTTGCTTTGCGGATTAAAATCAGTTCTATTTGGCGGATTAAATCTCAACTACTTCCTACTATTGGGCATATTAGGGCTAATTAAAAATATCGGTATAGCCATTTTCTATGTGTTAATCGCAGGTGCAATTTTAAGTTGGTTTAATCGTGGCAATAACCCTGCATTCTATGCGTTATATCAGCTGACTGAGCCAGTATTAAAACCAATTAAACGCATTTTACCCACAGTAGGCATGATTGATTTTTCACCGATGGTTATCGCCATTGTTCTGTTATTTTTGAATAATCTCTTTTACGACTACTTCCAGGGTTTATGGGTAATCGCCGCTTAA
- the yggU gene encoding DUF167 family protein YggU, which translates to MSAIEQTPEGLRLKIILQPKASKDQIVGLHDDELKITITAPPVDGQANAHLLKFLSKAFKVPKSSIVLEKGELNRHKQVWIPSPKLIPSEIQNLL; encoded by the coding sequence ATGTCTGCAATCGAACAAACGCCTGAAGGGCTACGTCTTAAAATCATTTTGCAACCCAAAGCTAGCAAAGATCAAATCGTGGGATTACATGATGACGAACTCAAAATAACGATCACCGCGCCACCTGTTGATGGTCAAGCAAATGCTCATTTGCTGAAATTTTTGAGTAAAGCATTCAAAGTACCTAAGAGCTCAATAGTTCTTGAAAAAGGTGAATTAAACCGACATAAACAAGTTTGGATTCCTTCGCCCAAATTAATTCCATCTGAAATTCAAAATCTCTTATAA